Proteins encoded within one genomic window of Arachis ipaensis cultivar K30076 chromosome B08, Araip1.1, whole genome shotgun sequence:
- the LOC110265782 gene encoding uncharacterized protein LOC110265782, which produces MTHKKKDGSYIHPHARVVSEAIANVERQDGSSKHLSQNDSLAQVFGKEHPGRVRALSAGPCFTQVFGNAAGQPLGSAESNAEDKRMIAELTAKLEEEQAKRQSIHKVLGYVVQQLGGNLPFEIAKELAFVGGTPDSSCAGPSSSGNHDPQQKF; this is translated from the exons ATGACTCATAAGAAAAAAGATGGCTCGTATATCCATCCCCATGCGCGTGTTGTTAGT GAAGCAATTGCGAATGTTGAGAGGCAGGATGGATCCTCTAAGCACCTTTCACAAAATGACTCGCTAGCACAAGTTTTCGGAAAGGAGCACCCAGGACGAGTTCGTGCCCTAAGTGCTGGACCATGTTTCACCCAAGTCTTTGGTAACGCTGCTGGACAACCGTTGGGTTCTGCAGAGTCCAATGCGGAGGATAAGAGGATGATTGCAGAATTGACAGCTAAGCTAGAAGAAGAGCAGGCGAAGAGACAGTCAATACATAAGGTCTTGGGATATGTAGTCCAACAGTTAGGAGGCAATTTGCCATTTGAGATTGCTAAAGAGCTGGCTTTTGTGGGCGGTACACCGGACTCGTCATGCGCAGGGCCATCTTCATCTGGTAATCACGACCCGcaacaaaaattttga